A region of Ferruginibacter albus DNA encodes the following proteins:
- a CDS encoding hybrid sensor histidine kinase/response regulator transcription factor encodes MNCPKKKITFLISLLFVQLLGWSALPPVFSIQQLDNRNGLSNSAINNIYSDSHNLLWIATWDGLNMYDGSSFHVFNYSHEANSKSIGSNVIKQVIEDNQHNIWASTIEGVSRYNSQSGNFYNYFYHPQANAKISEQEYLIATDKTQSVYCFNAQIGFCHYDNVQDKFSKCTIDLRNNKIIKFAFNARNELYILYNDGVLGVYTGKDGKFTQTSSFPNTYSITNFFIANNTTFFNTASNELYVVKNNTPQLLNNSPAHAIASIIFYHDHYLLSSATKGLTILDANFQSSDFLQNELPALQNIHITAWACSSEDILWIGTDGSGLLKIYPSTKLFGTVTISDDKLVYNKAVRSFCKQDNNLWVATKGSGIIALQNFRNNNSSTYTKTNFIAPASIDNNAVYALKNAADGYIYIGTDAKGIGLYDKTLNRFYKWNQVEGFDKVPEFGSVYSILPDDDGSLWIGTSGYGLIHLSIKRNNNKTPSIVYCKQYVFTNSDSGPANDIIYSLAPYNKTMLWVGCRYGGLNLLDKTTMKFKTFKAFSYDGSLSNNDVLSLFTDKQNRTWIGTSYGLNWIDNAKALTDKPVFNKLTVDNGLPNNTIHGVEQDDEGNIWISTNSGLAKLNHQNLQVLYYKQIDGLQSNEFCDGAAWKDSGYLFFGGVNGFNHFKPFDIKETAGMPNLLIYDISVGEKKPTNNFYALSPDANNLLQFNIGRSNNYFECNIKAISFLNAEKCEYAYKLQGHDKNWHYIGTNSKIIYDNISPGNYTLLIKWTNGEGNWTKETAFFTLEVKQYWWLSWYAYTLYAIAFAIGLYYFYRYRKNRLEIKHQLELEHISRVNEQEMHQNRMGLFTNIAHELQTPLTLIMGSAERLLQKNSKEMEIKSKPYFLSSIHQQASRLTYLVHQLLEFRKLESGFVGNQYSYLNISILLTTLAEPFITLSGQNKKRYSINIQADMMGWVDKDKLEIIVFNLLSNAFKHSATNEEINFSAAQNLTGGLEITVSNTGVSLSEETLNRLFNQFYTTGSANGTFGTGIGLAFTKQLVEMMEGHIEVDNHDNCIHFKIMLPPGKEQQLPGTLANTKPSYLYAAVTNYASQLPEIISKEGNKQAAVEQMLDNDKPRILIAEDENEIRFLLKDILKNDYLVFEAEDGQKALQMLDTVNPDLIICDVLMPHMGGLEFCNTIKNSPRYCHLPVIMLSALDSDNHHLHGYEAGADAYIGKPFHTDYLIQRIKKLLEYRRKLVAFFKTNKEEENNLSELELTHTDKEFLKQVVKAIEDNIADEEFGATELEKICCYSKMQLYRKVKALTDMTPGEFIKHIRLKRAAQLLQTTNLTVAEIFYQTGFNNQSYFFREFKKYYNCAPNEYRNQQVNN; translated from the coding sequence ATGAATTGCCCAAAAAAGAAAATAACTTTTCTTATTTCTTTATTATTCGTCCAATTATTGGGCTGGTCGGCGCTACCCCCTGTTTTTTCCATTCAGCAATTAGATAACCGCAACGGGCTTTCCAACAGTGCCATCAATAATATTTACAGTGATTCTCATAATTTATTATGGATAGCCACCTGGGATGGATTGAATATGTATGACGGCTCCTCTTTTCATGTATTCAATTACAGTCACGAAGCCAACTCAAAAAGCATTGGCAGTAATGTTATTAAACAGGTAATTGAAGATAACCAGCATAATATCTGGGCTTCTACCATTGAAGGTGTTTCCCGGTACAATAGCCAATCAGGGAATTTTTATAATTATTTTTATCACCCGCAGGCAAATGCCAAAATAAGTGAGCAGGAATATTTAATTGCTACAGATAAAACACAATCGGTTTATTGTTTCAATGCACAAATAGGCTTTTGCCATTATGATAATGTACAGGATAAATTCTCAAAGTGTACTATTGATCTTCGCAATAACAAGATCATAAAGTTTGCTTTTAATGCCCGTAACGAATTATATATATTGTACAACGATGGCGTGCTTGGTGTTTATACCGGAAAAGATGGAAAGTTTACGCAAACAAGTTCTTTTCCAAACACCTATTCCATCACTAATTTCTTTATTGCCAACAATACTACCTTTTTTAATACAGCATCGAATGAACTATACGTTGTAAAAAACAATACGCCGCAGCTATTAAACAACTCTCCTGCGCATGCAATAGCATCTATCATCTTTTATCACGATCATTACTTATTATCATCTGCTACAAAAGGACTGACGATACTGGATGCTAATTTCCAATCATCCGATTTTTTACAGAATGAATTGCCTGCATTACAAAACATACACATCACTGCATGGGCTTGCAGCAGCGAAGATATTCTTTGGATAGGCACCGATGGCAGCGGCTTATTAAAGATATATCCAAGCACCAAGCTATTCGGCACCGTTACCATTTCGGATGATAAGCTCGTATACAACAAAGCCGTTCGTTCATTCTGCAAGCAGGATAATAATTTATGGGTTGCCACCAAAGGCAGCGGCATCATTGCATTACAAAACTTCCGGAATAACAATTCATCTACCTATACCAAAACAAACTTTATTGCACCTGCAAGCATCGATAACAATGCAGTGTATGCATTAAAAAATGCAGCTGACGGTTATATATACATTGGTACCGATGCAAAAGGCATTGGTCTGTACGATAAAACATTGAATCGTTTTTATAAATGGAACCAGGTAGAAGGCTTTGATAAGGTACCTGAGTTTGGTTCTGTATACAGCATTCTTCCTGATGATGATGGTAGTTTGTGGATCGGTACCAGCGGTTATGGCCTGATCCATTTGTCCATCAAACGAAACAATAATAAAACACCTTCTATTGTTTATTGCAAACAGTATGTATTTACTAATAGTGATTCGGGGCCTGCCAATGACATCATCTATTCCTTAGCTCCTTATAATAAAACGATGCTATGGGTGGGATGCCGCTATGGAGGCTTGAACCTGCTGGATAAAACCACCATGAAGTTTAAAACCTTTAAAGCCTTCTCTTATGATGGCAGCTTGTCTAACAATGATGTGCTTTCTCTTTTTACCGATAAACAAAACCGCACCTGGATCGGCACCAGCTATGGATTGAACTGGATAGACAATGCAAAAGCTTTGACCGATAAACCCGTGTTTAATAAATTAACTGTTGACAATGGCTTGCCCAATAACACCATTCACGGTGTTGAACAAGATGATGAAGGCAATATCTGGATAAGCACCAACAGCGGATTGGCAAAGCTCAATCATCAAAACCTACAGGTACTTTATTATAAGCAGATCGACGGTTTGCAGAGCAATGAATTTTGTGATGGTGCTGCATGGAAAGATTCAGGGTATCTATTCTTTGGCGGCGTTAATGGCTTTAATCATTTTAAGCCTTTTGATATTAAAGAAACCGCCGGCATGCCCAACCTGTTGATCTATGACATCTCTGTAGGAGAAAAAAAACCGACCAATAATTTTTATGCGCTTAGTCCGGATGCCAACAATCTGTTGCAATTTAATATAGGGCGTTCCAACAATTACTTTGAATGCAATATCAAAGCCATTAGCTTTCTAAATGCAGAAAAATGTGAGTATGCGTATAAACTGCAAGGACATGATAAGAACTGGCATTATATCGGCACTAACAGTAAAATCATTTATGACAACATCTCTCCCGGCAATTATACCTTATTAATAAAATGGACAAACGGTGAAGGCAACTGGACAAAAGAAACCGCCTTCTTTACATTAGAAGTAAAACAATACTGGTGGCTTAGCTGGTATGCATATACGTTATATGCTATAGCGTTTGCCATTGGCTTGTATTACTTTTATCGTTACCGAAAGAACAGGCTGGAAATAAAGCACCAACTAGAGCTGGAACATATTTCAAGAGTGAACGAACAGGAAATGCATCAAAACCGCATGGGCTTGTTTACCAATATTGCACATGAGCTGCAAACGCCGCTTACGTTAATAATGGGTTCTGCAGAACGGTTGTTGCAGAAGAACAGCAAGGAAATGGAAATAAAAAGCAAGCCTTATTTCTTGTCTTCCATTCATCAGCAGGCATCACGACTAACCTACCTTGTTCATCAATTATTGGAGTTCAGAAAACTGGAATCGGGTTTTGTCGGCAATCAATATAGCTACCTGAATATTTCCATCTTATTAACCACATTGGCTGAACCGTTTATAACACTCAGCGGACAAAATAAAAAACGGTACAGCATCAATATACAGGCAGATATGATGGGTTGGGTTGATAAGGACAAGCTGGAAATAATTGTCTTCAATCTTTTATCCAATGCATTTAAACATTCAGCCACCAATGAAGAAATAAATTTCTCGGCGGCGCAAAACCTTACCGGCGGACTGGAGATCACGGTAAGCAATACGGGTGTTTCGCTGAGTGAAGAAACGCTCAATCGTTTATTCAATCAATTTTATACAACAGGTTCTGCCAATGGAACATTCGGCACCGGCATTGGCTTAGCTTTTACCAAGCAACTGGTAGAAATGATGGAAGGACATATAGAAGTAGACAACCATGATAATTGCATTCATTTTAAGATAATGCTGCCGCCGGGCAAAGAACAGCAACTACCTGGTACATTAGCCAATACAAAGCCTTCTTATTTATATGCTGCCGTAACCAACTATGCTTCGCAGCTACCGGAAATCATTTCTAAAGAAGGCAACAAGCAGGCTGCTGTAGAACAGATGCTCGATAATGATAAGCCACGCATATTAATTGCGGAAGACGAAAATGAGATACGCTTTTTATTAAAAGATATTTTAAAGAACGATTACCTGGTATTTGAAGCAGAAGACGGACAAAAGGCATTGCAGATGCTGGACACTGTTAACCCCGACCTTATTATATGCGATGTATTAATGCCGCACATGGGCGGATTAGAGTTTTGCAATACCATTAAAAATTCTCCCCGCTATTGCCACCTTCCGGTTATTATGTTGTCTGCATTGGATAGCGACAATCATCACTTACATGGATACGAAGCCGGTGCTGATGCATATATCGGCAAGCCTTTCCATACAGATTATTTGATCCAGCGGATAAAAAAATTATTGGAATATCGCCGTAAGCTGGTTGCTTTCTTTAAAACCAATAAAGAAGAAGAGAATAACCTGTCTGAGCTTGAATTAACACATACGGATAAGGAATTTTTAAAGCAGGTGGTAAAAGCTATTGAAGACAATATAGCGGATGAAGAGTTTGGCGCAACAGAACTGGAGAAGATATGCTGTTATAGTAAAATGCAATTATACCGTAAAGTAAAAGCGCTTACGGATATGACACCCGGGGAATTTATAAAACATATCC
- a CDS encoding serine hydrolase domain-containing protein, giving the protein MFNIVVSLTSTANRFSTLFILVTALCITTSCHNNKATQNVVKTDSTQYIQLPEPTAISAKERNYILSQSQEWYNKFLRNSGFNGGMIVAKNGNIIFERYNGIAHLFGKDTVTENTPMHVASISKTFTGMAILKLWQDGKLNLDDSLTKYFPGFNYPGVTIRTLLDHRSGLPNYLYFMEDLGWDKSVFVRNNDVLTQMINRKSEIKGCSACNTHYEYSNTNFVLLALIIEKITGKTLPEYLKETFFVPLQMKNTFIYTDADSAKATTSYDGWGKPFKFDFLDKTYGDKNVFTTPRDLLLWDRALYSGKIFKPETLQEAYKPYSNEHPGIKNYGLAWHMYLFPNGQKIIYHNGRWHGSNAVFTRIIQDSATIIVIGNRYDRNIYRAKELASVFGNYGEDDNEEGEGGR; this is encoded by the coding sequence ATGTTCAACATCGTTGTGTCACTCACTTCTACTGCTAACCGCTTTTCAACTCTTTTTATACTTGTTACAGCATTATGTATAACAACATCCTGCCATAACAACAAAGCAACCCAAAATGTTGTAAAAACAGATAGCACTCAATATATTCAGTTACCTGAGCCTACTGCCATTTCTGCCAAAGAGCGTAATTATATATTGTCACAAAGCCAGGAATGGTATAATAAATTCCTGCGTAACAGCGGTTTTAATGGCGGCATGATCGTAGCCAAGAATGGTAATATCATCTTCGAAAGATACAATGGCATTGCACACCTGTTCGGCAAAGACACTGTAACCGAGAACACCCCTATGCATGTGGCTTCTATCTCCAAAACATTTACAGGCATGGCTATATTAAAGCTTTGGCAGGATGGCAAGCTGAATTTAGACGATTCGCTCACTAAATACTTTCCCGGCTTTAATTATCCCGGTGTTACCATACGTACTTTATTGGATCATCGCAGCGGACTGCCCAACTATCTTTATTTTATGGAAGATCTTGGTTGGGATAAATCGGTTTTTGTACGTAATAACGATGTACTAACGCAGATGATCAACCGAAAAAGCGAGATAAAAGGTTGCAGCGCCTGCAATACGCATTACGAATACAGCAATACCAACTTTGTTTTATTGGCATTGATAATTGAAAAGATCACCGGTAAAACATTGCCGGAATATTTAAAGGAAACATTCTTTGTTCCGTTGCAAATGAAAAACACCTTTATTTATACGGATGCAGATTCTGCAAAAGCTACTACCAGCTATGACGGCTGGGGAAAGCCTTTTAAATTCGATTTCCTGGATAAAACATACGGCGATAAAAACGTTTTCACTACACCACGCGACCTGTTATTATGGGACAGGGCGCTTTATAGCGGTAAGATATTTAAACCCGAAACATTGCAAGAGGCTTACAAGCCGTACAGCAATGAACATCCGGGTATTAAAAACTATGGGCTAGCCTGGCACATGTACTTATTCCCTAACGGACAAAAAATAATCTACCACAACGGAAGATGGCACGGCAGCAATGCAGTGTTTACCCGCATCATACAAGACTCCGCTACTATTATTGTTATCGGCAACAGGTACGATCGCAATATTTACCGTGCTAAAGAATTAGCCAGCGTCTTTGGCAATTACGGCGAAGATGATAATGAAGAAGGCGAAGGCGGACGGTAA
- the serA gene encoding phosphoglycerate dehydrogenase — translation MAEKKITSYPKEKINILFLENISDTAVKFFNESGYANVKKLAGALKEEELIKEIKNVHLLGIRSKTQLTKKVIEAASKLQAVGCFCIGTNQVDLNTATEHGIAVFNAPYSNTRSVAELVIGASIILIRRILDKDKAAHQGIWKKDASGSFELRGKTLGIIGYGNIGSQTSVLAEALGMKVIFYDVETKLPMGNATQVKTLKEMLSKSDVVTLHVPELPSTKNMINKSNLKYFKKGSILINYARGEVVELDELAKYLKEGHLSGAAVDVYPWEPEKNGDKFTTPLQGLSNVLLTPHIGGSTQEAQSNIGDDVSSKLFNYLEKGITFGSHTVPALSLPPQEGTHRILHIHKNVPGVLSEINTQLSGHKINILGQYLKTNDEIGYVVLDIDKRLSKEAVELLKEVKGTIKVRLLY, via the coding sequence ATGGCAGAAAAAAAAATAACAAGTTATCCAAAAGAAAAAATCAACATTCTTTTTCTAGAAAACATTAGTGATACAGCGGTTAAGTTCTTTAATGAGTCGGGTTATGCCAATGTAAAGAAACTGGCAGGGGCTTTAAAAGAAGAAGAGCTGATCAAAGAGATCAAGAACGTGCATTTGCTGGGTATTCGCAGTAAAACGCAGTTAACCAAAAAGGTAATTGAAGCTGCATCGAAATTACAAGCTGTTGGTTGCTTTTGTATTGGTACCAACCAGGTTGATCTGAATACAGCTACAGAGCATGGCATTGCGGTGTTCAATGCGCCTTACAGTAATACCCGCAGCGTAGCGGAACTGGTTATCGGAGCTTCGATCATTTTAATAAGAAGAATTTTAGATAAAGACAAGGCTGCACACCAGGGCATTTGGAAAAAAGATGCCAGCGGCAGTTTTGAATTGCGTGGTAAAACGCTGGGAATTATTGGGTATGGAAATATTGGTAGCCAGACCAGCGTGTTGGCGGAAGCGTTAGGCATGAAGGTGATCTTTTACGATGTGGAAACAAAGCTGCCAATGGGAAATGCTACACAGGTGAAGACATTGAAAGAAATGTTGAGCAAATCGGATGTGGTTACATTGCACGTGCCTGAATTACCCAGCACCAAGAATATGATCAATAAGAGCAATCTTAAATATTTTAAGAAAGGCTCTATATTAATTAACTATGCAAGGGGAGAAGTAGTTGAGCTGGACGAGCTGGCAAAATATTTAAAGGAAGGACATTTGAGTGGTGCAGCGGTGGATGTATATCCATGGGAACCTGAAAAGAACGGCGATAAATTCACTACTCCTTTGCAAGGATTAAGCAATGTGTTGTTAACGCCTCACATTGGTGGCAGCACGCAGGAAGCGCAAAGCAATATAGGTGATGACGTTAGCTCTAAATTATTCAATTACCTGGAAAAAGGTATTACGTTTGGTTCTCACACGGTGCCTGCCTTGAGTTTGCCGCCACAGGAAGGAACGCATCGTATTTTACATATTCATAAGAATGTTCCGGGCGTATTGAGCGAAATAAATACGCAATTAAGCGGACATAAAATAAACATCCTCGGGCAATACTTAAAAACGAATGATGAGATTGGCTATGTAGTGTTGGATATTGATAAACGTTTGAGTAAAGAAGCGGTGGAGTTGTTGAAAGAGGTGAAAGGAACGATCAAGGTTAGATTATTGTATTAA
- a CDS encoding c-type cytochrome, with protein MKKYIVYCTILVAILFSCKDKTHNRSNLNTNNLTSSFITLKADSSYTLKTSKGAILKIPANAFDAPAGSEIKLELKEAYSMQDILLAGLTTRSNGKLLQSGGMLYINAKANDKDLSIVKPITAEIPTDNYNDSMKVFKGEVKDDSTINWVDPKPLDTSIAFENTLLLDELFKTQCGACHKAQEDFTGPALVHCRDREPDPEWAYRFVNNTNKMLSTDPYAKALHAKYASVMPQFNLPKEQIKMLLDYCDFYAPQVPSQPATTTAIEDTCFTYDTTYISQKDTSTIQVLPKNATIDGDSVTFKQKYYQFSIDACGWYNIDCFINNNIDNITNVSLSASIHIPDSAYYYVQLCIPERKLLTGGHYDNTSKKYFFYSSGDTIPLILNDNATIVVTGTGVDTFYYGIANFKVSPSQVISIDVHKSSKENILQSIKNNKLGDLKIDIDAPEIVTTLKLQIDTTYVQSVSNTDSSGKEVKMQIEKIPCTLKDSTATK; from the coding sequence ATGAAAAAGTATATCGTCTATTGCACCATACTTGTTGCAATATTGTTCTCCTGTAAAGACAAAACCCATAACAGATCTAACCTAAACACCAACAATCTTACCAGCAGCTTCATCACGTTAAAAGCAGATTCTTCGTATACATTAAAGACTTCTAAAGGTGCTATTTTAAAAATTCCTGCCAATGCTTTTGATGCGCCTGCAGGAAGCGAAATAAAACTGGAATTAAAAGAAGCTTATAGCATGCAGGATATTTTATTAGCCGGGCTAACGACCCGTAGCAATGGTAAATTATTGCAGAGTGGCGGCATGTTATACATCAATGCAAAAGCAAACGATAAAGATCTTTCTATTGTAAAGCCAATCACTGCCGAAATTCCAACGGATAATTACAATGATTCCATGAAGGTTTTTAAAGGTGAAGTAAAAGATGATAGTACTATTAACTGGGTTGATCCTAAGCCTTTAGATACTTCCATCGCATTTGAAAACACCTTATTGCTGGATGAACTTTTTAAAACCCAATGTGGAGCATGTCATAAAGCTCAGGAGGACTTTACAGGACCTGCATTAGTTCATTGCAGAGATAGAGAACCTGATCCTGAATGGGCTTATCGCTTTGTAAATAATACCAATAAGATGCTCTCCACCGATCCTTATGCTAAAGCCTTGCATGCGAAGTATGCCAGTGTAATGCCTCAATTCAATTTACCAAAAGAGCAAATAAAAATGCTTTTAGATTATTGTGATTTTTATGCGCCCCAAGTACCATCGCAACCTGCCACTACAACCGCTATTGAAGATACATGCTTCACTTATGACACTACTTATATATCACAAAAAGATACAAGTACTATTCAGGTTTTACCAAAGAATGCAACAATAGATGGAGATAGCGTTACTTTTAAACAAAAGTATTACCAGTTTAGTATAGATGCCTGCGGTTGGTATAATATAGATTGCTTTATCAATAACAATATTGACAATATAACAAATGTTTCATTATCTGCGTCTATCCATATTCCTGACAGCGCCTATTATTATGTTCAGCTATGCATACCGGAAAGAAAACTATTAACAGGGGGGCACTATGATAATACATCTAAGAAATACTTTTTTTACAGTTCTGGTGATACTATTCCCCTCATATTAAATGACAATGCAACTATAGTGGTTACAGGAACAGGAGTGGATACATTTTATTATGGTATTGCTAATTTTAAAGTTAGTCCATCACAGGTTATCTCAATCGATGTTCACAAAAGCTCGAAGGAAAACATATTGCAATCAATAAAAAACAATAAGCTTGGCGATCTGAAAATTGACATTGATGCACCTGAAATAGTCACCACACTAAAATTGCAGATAGATACCACATATGTTCAATCTGTTTCTAATACTGATTCATCCGGAAAAGAAGTTAAAATGCAAATAGAAAAAATTCCGTGTACTCTAAAGGACTCAACCGCAACAAAATAA
- a CDS encoding DUF4349 domain-containing protein, whose product MQTKYLPIIGMAILLYSCGGYQTSPGPEYSTAKATADSATTLSSSAAVEKTTDAEQKFIRTADIKFKVKDAVAATYTIEDVVNQQGGFVTYTNLKSDVSNVNSVQVNSDSTLETTHFTVNNTMTIRVPNTRLDTTLKSIASLVGFLDYRLIKADDVSLQLLSNDLTQKRYTKTQERLTTAIDTRGKKLGETANAEEILSDKQEQSDNAYINTLSLVNQIKYSTVTLYLYQNPSIKTQMLAIEKTIEPYQPGLGTQLLVSLKDGWEIIEAIVVFFVRFWGLILAAAIGWSIYRIYFAKQKIKV is encoded by the coding sequence ATGCAAACAAAATATTTGCCAATAATCGGCATGGCCATTCTATTGTATAGTTGCGGCGGCTATCAAACAAGTCCCGGACCGGAATATTCTACCGCAAAAGCTACAGCCGATTCAGCTACAACTTTATCCTCTTCTGCAGCAGTAGAAAAAACAACGGATGCCGAGCAAAAATTCATTCGCACTGCCGATATTAAATTCAAAGTAAAAGATGCCGTTGCCGCTACGTATACTATTGAAGATGTAGTGAACCAACAAGGCGGCTTTGTAACGTACACTAATCTTAAAAGCGATGTAAGCAATGTGAATTCCGTACAGGTAAACAGCGACAGCACCTTGGAAACAACCCATTTTACCGTTAATAACACCATGACCATTCGTGTACCCAATACCCGGCTGGACACTACTTTAAAATCCATTGCATCCCTAGTCGGCTTTCTTGATTACCGTCTTATTAAAGCAGATGATGTTTCATTACAATTACTGTCAAACGACCTGACACAAAAGCGATACACTAAAACTCAGGAACGCCTGACAACGGCTATCGATACACGAGGAAAGAAACTGGGTGAAACTGCCAATGCAGAAGAAATATTATCTGATAAGCAGGAACAATCCGACAATGCGTATATCAATACTCTATCCTTAGTGAATCAGATTAAATACAGTACCGTCACGTTGTATCTCTATCAAAACCCATCTATCAAAACACAGATGCTGGCAATTGAAAAAACAATTGAACCTTATCAACCCGGATTGGGCACACAATTACTTGTTTCTTTAAAAGACGGATGGGAAATTATTGAAGCGATCGTTGTATTTTTTGTACGCTTCTGGGGATTGATATTGGCAGCGGCTATTGGCTGGAGCATTTACAGAATTTACTTTGCCAAACAAAAGATCAAAGTCTAA
- a CDS encoding NAD(P)/FAD-dependent oxidoreductase: MKLIIIGGGFGGLKLARELSNKEGFEITLIDRFNHHQFQPLFYQVATSGLDASNISFPLRKIFHKSKNVHIRVAEVQQVLTAENKIITSIGEFDYDALVIATGAGSNFFGNQNLIDHALPMKSSTEALQLRYRLLQNFEKALSIKDEKELQQYMNIVIVGAGPTGVELSGAIADMRRFVLPKDYPELAFSTMKIYLLEGSGKTLAAMSEKSSADSEAYLKKLGVTVMTNTIVKDYDGEKVTLQNGETIETATVIWAAGVKGNVLAGIEKDLIARGNRIKTDRHSLVQGLSNVYAIGDVSYMEEPAYPNGHPQLSPVAIQQGGLLAKNLQLQQNGKPMKDFSYVDKGTMATVGRNLAVVDLSKPKLHFKGFIAWMIWMGIHLMLTLGVKNRFFIFLNWLYNYLTYDQNLRLIFMEPEK; encoded by the coding sequence ATGAAACTTATTATTATAGGAGGAGGATTTGGTGGATTAAAATTGGCAAGAGAATTAAGTAACAAAGAAGGTTTTGAAATTACATTAATAGATAGATTCAATCATCACCAGTTCCAGCCATTGTTCTACCAGGTGGCAACTTCAGGGTTGGATGCAAGTAATATTTCTTTCCCCTTGCGGAAAATATTTCATAAAAGTAAGAATGTACATATTCGTGTAGCAGAAGTACAACAAGTGCTAACCGCCGAAAACAAAATTATAACCAGCATTGGTGAATTTGATTATGATGCATTGGTGATCGCTACCGGTGCCGGCAGTAATTTCTTCGGCAATCAAAATCTAATAGATCATGCACTGCCGATGAAAAGCAGCACAGAAGCGTTGCAATTGCGCTATCGCTTATTGCAAAATTTTGAAAAAGCATTATCGATAAAAGATGAGAAAGAGCTACAGCAATACATGAATATTGTAATTGTAGGCGCCGGGCCAACAGGAGTAGAGCTAAGCGGCGCTATTGCAGATATGCGTCGATTTGTATTGCCGAAAGATTATCCTGAACTGGCTTTTTCTACTATGAAGATATACCTGTTGGAAGGTTCTGGTAAAACATTAGCTGCAATGAGTGAAAAATCTTCTGCTGATTCGGAAGCTTATCTTAAAAAGTTAGGCGTAACCGTTATGACGAATACAATTGTAAAAGATTATGACGGAGAAAAGGTAACGCTGCAAAATGGTGAAACGATAGAAACAGCTACAGTGATCTGGGCGGCGGGTGTTAAAGGAAATGTTCTTGCAGGTATTGAAAAAGACCTTATAGCAAGAGGAAACCGTATAAAAACCGATCGACATTCTTTGGTACAAGGCTTAAGCAATGTGTATGCAATTGGCGATGTTTCCTATATGGAAGAGCCTGCTTATCCTAACGGTCACCCGCAATTATCACCTGTGGCGATACAACAGGGTGGCTTGCTGGCAAAGAATTTACAGCTGCAACAAAATGGGAAACCGATGAAAGATTTTAGTTACGTAGATAAAGGCACGATGGCTACTGTTGGGCGTAATTTGGCAGTAGTCGATCTATCCAAACCTAAATTGCATTTTAAAGGATTTATAGCATGGATGATCTGGATGGGTATACATTTAATGCTGACATTGGGCGTAAAGAATAGATTCTTTATCTTTTTGAATTGGCTGTATAATTATCTTACTTATGATCAGAACTTACGGTTAATATTTATGGAACCGGAGAAGTAG
- a CDS encoding phosphoribosylpyrophosphate synthetase has product MQSYDTVTDALNGLKAKGYTTDFNIAFDKLICSSTNVCLTPGEFEITEVYRFEGETNPSDEEVVYAVESKNGDMKGTLVSAFGIYSDAVSDDLLKKLTIHK; this is encoded by the coding sequence ATGCAAAGCTACGATACAGTCACCGATGCTTTAAACGGTTTAAAAGCGAAAGGGTATACAACAGATTTCAATATTGCATTCGATAAGCTTATCTGTTCTTCCACCAACGTTTGTCTTACTCCCGGTGAATTTGAGATCACAGAAGTATATCGTTTTGAAGGCGAGACCAATCCTTCGGATGAAGAAGTAGTATATGCTGTAGAATCTAAGAATGGCGATATGAAAGGAACTTTAGTAAGTGCATTTGGAATTTATTCTGATGCTGTTTCTGATGATCTGCTGAAGAAATTAACGATACATAAATGA